Proteins found in one Bacillus subtilis subsp. subtilis str. 168 genomic segment:
- a CDS encoding hypothetical protein (Evidence 5: Unknown function) has translation MKPSRSEKLAVFAELFVKLHILSSAQKDEIINVNKKKQKNR, from the coding sequence TTGAAGCCGAGCCGCTCTGAGAAACTTGCCGTTTTTGCCGAACTGTTTGTGAAACTGCATATCTTATCAAGCGCTCAAAAAGATGAAATCATCAATGTTAACAAAAAGAAACAAAAAAACCGCTGA
- the mtnX gene encoding 2-hydroxy-3-keto-5-methylthiopentenyl-1-phosphatephosphatase (HK-MTPenyl-1-P phosphatase) (Evidence 1a: Function from experimental evidences in the studied strain; PubMedId: 12022921, 14551435, 15102328, 15950120, 17654724; Product type e: enzyme), giving the protein MTTRKPFIICDFDGTITMNDNIINIMKTFAPPEWMALKDGVLSKTLSIKEGVGRMFGLLPSSLKEEITSFVLEDAKIREGFREFVAFINEHEIPFYVISGGMDFFVYPLLEGIVEKDRIYCNHASFDNDYIHIDWPHSCKGTCSNQCGCCKPSVIHELSEPNQYIIMIGDSVTDVEAAKLSDLCFARDYLLNECREQNLNHLPYQDFYEIRKEIENVKEVQEWLQNKNAGESSLK; this is encoded by the coding sequence ATGACGACTCGAAAACCTTTTATTATTTGTGATTTTGACGGAACAATCACGATGAACGACAACATTATAAATATCATGAAAACATTTGCTCCCCCAGAGTGGATGGCATTAAAAGACGGCGTACTTTCCAAAACGCTGTCAATCAAGGAAGGTGTCGGGCGGATGTTCGGCCTTCTGCCCAGCAGTTTAAAAGAAGAGATTACAAGTTTTGTATTGGAAGATGCAAAAATCAGGGAAGGCTTTCGGGAATTTGTAGCATTTATCAATGAGCACGAGATTCCGTTTTATGTCATAAGCGGTGGAATGGACTTTTTTGTATATCCTTTGCTTGAAGGCATTGTGGAGAAAGACCGCATTTATTGCAACCATGCTTCATTTGACAATGACTATATCCATATTGACTGGCCTCATTCCTGCAAGGGCACATGCAGCAATCAATGCGGGTGCTGTAAGCCGTCGGTCATCCATGAACTTTCTGAACCGAACCAATATATCATCATGATCGGTGATTCGGTTACAGATGTGGAGGCAGCAAAGCTGTCTGACCTATGCTTTGCAAGGGATTATTTATTAAACGAATGCCGGGAGCAAAACCTCAATCATCTTCCGTATCAAGATTTTTATGAGATCAGAAAGGAAATTGAGAATGTAAAGGAGGTACAGGAATGGCTGCAAAACAAGAACGCTGGCGAGAGCTCGCTGAAGTAA
- the eag gene encoding putative small membrane protein (Evidence 3: Putative function from multiple computational evidences; PubMedId: 15849754, 16850406; Product type m: membrane component) has translation MKELAILITEMVNQFHDAFISLCGIFGIHLTDKEMHFWVIGIFGIFFFGVTHAVFTWLSKWSMTALSFIYTVTVIIVIVFAIEIQQKVTGRGNMEFLDATEGIKGFLVFFMFFLLLKMLLRFIKILFSGRPASKSNGNARSRR, from the coding sequence ATGAAGGAACTGGCGATTCTCATTACCGAAATGGTCAATCAATTTCATGATGCTTTTATTTCCTTATGCGGAATATTTGGCATTCATTTAACTGACAAAGAAATGCATTTTTGGGTGATCGGCATTTTTGGCATATTCTTTTTCGGCGTCACTCACGCTGTGTTTACATGGCTTTCTAAATGGAGTATGACAGCCTTGTCCTTTATCTATACCGTTACAGTCATCATTGTCATCGTATTTGCGATTGAGATTCAGCAAAAGGTGACGGGGAGAGGGAATATGGAGTTTTTAGATGCCACGGAAGGTATAAAGGGTTTTTTAGTATTTTTTATGTTTTTTTTGCTTTTGAAAATGCTGTTGCGTTTCATCAAAATCCTTTTTTCTGGAAGACCAGCAAGCAAATCGAATGGCAATGCCCGATCACGAAGATAA
- the mtnB gene encoding methylthioribulose-1-phosphate dehydratase (MTRu-1-P dehydratase) (Evidence 1a: Function from experimental evidences in the studied strain; PubMedId: 12022921, 14551435, 15102328, 18391471, 23285211; Product type e: enzyme) encodes MAAKQERWRELAEVKRELAERDWFPATSGNLSIKVTDEPLTFLVTASGKDKRKETVEDFLLVDQNGEPAESGHSLKPSAETLLHTHLYNKTNAGCCLHVHTVNNNVISELYGDQKKITFKGQEIIKALGLWEENAEVTVPIIENPAHIPTLAALFAEEISEDSGAVLIRNHGITAWGKTAFEAKRVLEAYEFLFSYHLKLKTLEHQLVK; translated from the coding sequence ATGGCTGCAAAACAAGAACGCTGGCGAGAGCTCGCTGAAGTAAAACGGGAATTGGCAGAGAGAGATTGGTTTCCGGCGACTAGCGGCAATCTGTCAATTAAGGTTACAGATGAGCCTTTAACATTTCTCGTCACTGCAAGCGGAAAAGATAAACGCAAAGAGACGGTTGAAGATTTTCTGCTGGTCGATCAAAACGGAGAGCCTGCTGAAAGCGGGCATTCTCTGAAACCGTCAGCAGAAACGCTTTTGCATACACATTTGTACAATAAAACCAATGCCGGATGCTGCCTGCATGTCCATACGGTAAACAATAATGTGATTTCAGAGTTATACGGAGACCAAAAGAAAATCACATTCAAAGGCCAGGAAATTATAAAAGCACTCGGCTTGTGGGAAGAGAACGCAGAAGTGACCGTTCCGATTATAGAAAATCCGGCACATATCCCGACGCTAGCGGCACTGTTTGCGGAAGAGATTTCAGAAGATTCAGGAGCTGTTCTGATCCGAAATCATGGTATTACGGCTTGGGGGAAAACAGCATTTGAGGCAAAAAGAGTGCTTGAAGCGTATGAATTTTTGTTCAGCTACCATTTGAAATTGAAAACACTCGAGCATCAGCTGGTTAAATAA
- the mtnA gene encoding methylthioribose-1-phosphate isomerase (methionine salvage pathway) (Evidence 1a: Function from experimental evidences in the studied strain; PubMedId: 14551435, 15102328, 16511105, 17690466, 18156470; Product type e: enzyme): protein MTHSFAVPRSVEWKETAITILNQQKLPDETEYLELTTKEDVFDAIVTLKVRGAPAIGITAAFGLALAAKDIETDNVTEFRRRLEDIKQYLNSSRPTAINLSWALERLSHSVENAISVNEAKTNLVHEAIQIQVEDEETCRLIGQNALQLFKKGDRIMTICNAGSIATSRYGTALAPFYLAKQKDLGLHIYACETRPVLQGSRLTAWELMQGGIDVTLITDSMAAHTMKEKQISAVIVGADRIAKNGDTANKIGTYGLAILANAFDIPFFVAAPLSTFDTKVKCGADIPIEERDPEEVRQISGVRTAPSNVPVFNPAFDITPHDLISGIITEKGIMTGNYEEEIEQLFKGEKVH from the coding sequence ATGACCCATTCATTTGCTGTTCCACGTTCTGTTGAATGGAAAGAAACAGCTATTACCATTTTAAATCAGCAAAAGCTTCCTGATGAGACGGAATATTTGGAGCTGACGACGAAAGAGGATGTATTTGATGCGATTGTCACGCTCAAAGTAAGGGGCGCTCCGGCGATCGGCATTACAGCTGCCTTCGGACTGGCGCTTGCTGCCAAAGACATTGAAACAGACAATGTCACGGAATTCCGCCGCAGACTGGAAGACATCAAACAATATTTAAACAGCTCACGGCCTACCGCCATTAATTTGTCATGGGCGCTTGAGAGACTGAGTCATTCGGTCGAAAACGCGATTTCCGTAAATGAAGCAAAAACAAACCTTGTCCATGAAGCCATTCAGATTCAGGTCGAGGATGAGGAAACGTGCCGGTTGATCGGCCAAAACGCCCTGCAGCTTTTCAAAAAAGGCGACAGGATCATGACGATCTGCAATGCCGGCTCAATCGCGACAAGCCGCTATGGAACGGCGCTAGCTCCGTTTTACTTGGCCAAACAAAAAGATTTGGGATTACACATTTATGCCTGTGAAACAAGGCCTGTCCTGCAAGGTTCACGCCTTACTGCTTGGGAGCTGATGCAGGGGGGCATTGATGTCACTCTGATCACAGACAGCATGGCCGCCCATACGATGAAGGAAAAACAAATTTCCGCTGTTATCGTCGGAGCCGACCGAATTGCAAAGAACGGTGATACGGCAAATAAAATCGGCACATACGGTCTTGCTATTTTAGCAAACGCCTTTGATATTCCGTTTTTTGTCGCCGCACCTTTATCTACATTTGATACAAAGGTCAAATGCGGCGCTGATATCCCGATAGAGGAACGAGATCCCGAGGAAGTCAGGCAGATTTCCGGAGTTCGGACCGCTCCATCCAATGTGCCTGTCTTTAATCCCGCTTTCGACATTACACCTCATGATCTCATTTCAGGAATCATCACAGAAAAAGGGATTATGACCGGAAACTATGAAGAAGAGATTGAACAGCTGTTTAAAGGAGAAAAGGTGCATTAA
- the mtnW gene encoding 2,3-diketo-5-methylthiopentyl-1-phosphate enolase (DK-MTP-1-P enolase) (Evidence 1a: Function from experimental evidences in the studied strain; PubMedId: 12022921, 14551435, 15102328, 15950120, 16737967, 18403380; Product type e : enzyme) translates to MSELLATYLLTEPGADTEKKAEQIATGLTVGSWTDLPLVKQEQMQKHKGRVIKVEEREGTAASEKQAVITIAYPEINFSQDIPALLTTVFGKLSLDGKIKLIDLHFSEAFKRALPGPKFGVYGIRKLLGEFERPLLMSIFKGVIGRDLSDIKEQLRQQALGGVDLIKDDEIFFETGLAPFETRIAEGKQILKETYEQTGHKTLYAVNLTGRTADLKDKARRAAELGADALLFNVFAYGLDVMQGLAEDPEIPVPIMAHPAVSGAFTSSPFYGFSHALLLGKLNRYCGADFSLFPSPYGSVALPRADALAIHEECVREDAFNQTFAVPSAGIHPGMVPLLMRDFGIDHIINAGGGVHGHPNGAQGGGRAFRAIIDAVLEAQPIDEKAEQCKDLKLALDKWGKAEAV, encoded by the coding sequence ATGAGTGAGTTATTAGCGACATATCTCCTGACCGAACCGGGAGCCGATACAGAGAAGAAAGCAGAACAAATCGCAACAGGATTGACAGTAGGCTCCTGGACTGATCTGCCCCTTGTAAAACAGGAGCAAATGCAAAAGCACAAGGGGCGGGTGATAAAAGTTGAGGAGAGAGAGGGAACTGCTGCATCAGAAAAACAAGCGGTCATCACAATTGCCTATCCTGAAATCAATTTCTCTCAGGATATTCCGGCTTTGCTGACAACAGTGTTTGGCAAGCTGTCCCTGGACGGAAAAATCAAATTAATCGATCTTCACTTCTCTGAAGCATTTAAGCGTGCACTGCCGGGACCGAAGTTTGGCGTATACGGCATCCGGAAGCTGCTGGGAGAGTTTGAGAGACCGCTGTTAATGAGCATATTTAAAGGCGTAATCGGAAGGGACCTGAGTGATATTAAAGAACAGCTCCGGCAGCAGGCGCTTGGCGGAGTTGACTTGATTAAAGACGATGAAATTTTCTTTGAGACTGGTCTAGCGCCTTTTGAAACAAGAATTGCAGAAGGAAAGCAAATATTGAAAGAAACGTATGAACAAACCGGACATAAAACGCTGTATGCGGTGAATTTGACCGGACGTACGGCTGATCTGAAAGACAAAGCGAGACGCGCCGCCGAATTGGGAGCGGATGCGCTTTTGTTTAATGTCTTCGCTTACGGCTTGGACGTTATGCAAGGCCTTGCAGAAGATCCTGAAATCCCAGTTCCGATTATGGCGCATCCAGCAGTGAGCGGAGCGTTTACGTCTTCTCCGTTTTACGGTTTTTCTCACGCTCTTTTACTCGGAAAATTAAACCGATATTGCGGTGCTGACTTCAGCCTCTTTCCGTCTCCATATGGTTCGGTTGCGCTTCCAAGAGCAGATGCACTGGCGATTCATGAAGAATGTGTGAGAGAGGATGCTTTTAACCAAACATTTGCTGTTCCGTCAGCAGGCATTCATCCCGGCATGGTTCCGCTATTAATGCGTGATTTCGGCATAGACCACATTATTAACGCCGGAGGAGGCGTACATGGACATCCGAACGGTGCCCAAGGCGGGGGGCGAGCGTTCAGAGCTATTATTGATGCGGTCCTAGAGGCCCAGCCGATTGATGAAAAAGCCGAACAATGCAAGGATCTTAAGCTTGCGCTAGATAAATGGGGAAAGGCTGAAGCCGTATGA
- the mtnD gene encoding acireductone dioxygenase (Ni2+ or Fe2+-requiring) (Evidence 1a: Function from experimental evidences in the studied strain; PubMedId: 10704478, 11371200, 12022880, 12022921, 12402029, 15102328, 16297065, 16783794, 24036122; Product type e: enzyme) encodes MATIRIHDEANTTIENQEEVASFLDSQEVIYEQWDITRLPEHLSEKYDLTEEEKQQILDTFETEIKDISTRRGYKAQDVISLSDSNPKLDELLENFKREHHHTDDEVRFIVSGHGIFVIQGQDGTFFDVRLNPGDLISVPENIRHYFTLQEDRKVVAVRIFVTTEGWVPIYEKDSVNQ; translated from the coding sequence ATGGCTACAATTCGAATTCATGATGAGGCAAATACAACGATTGAAAATCAAGAGGAAGTGGCAAGCTTTCTGGACAGTCAAGAGGTTATTTATGAGCAATGGGATATCACGAGGCTTCCGGAACATCTCTCAGAGAAATATGACCTGACAGAAGAAGAAAAACAGCAAATTCTTGATACCTTCGAAACTGAAATTAAAGATATCTCAACCCGCCGCGGCTATAAAGCACAGGATGTTATTTCATTGTCAGACAGCAATCCGAAACTTGATGAACTGCTTGAAAACTTTAAAAGAGAGCATCACCATACAGACGATGAGGTTCGTTTTATTGTAAGCGGACACGGTATTTTTGTCATTCAAGGCCAGGACGGCACGTTTTTTGATGTCCGTTTAAACCCTGGAGATTTAATCTCCGTGCCTGAGAATATCCGCCATTACTTCACGCTTCAGGAGGACCGCAAAGTTGTCGCGGTGAGAATTTTTGTCACAACTGAAGGCTGGGTTCCTATTTATGAAAAAGACAGCGTGAATCAATAA
- the mtnK gene encoding methylthioribose kinase (methionine salvage pathway, promiscuous) (Evidence 1a: Function from experimental evidences in the studied strain; PubMedId: 210167, 11545674, 15102328, 17522047, 23649237; Product type e: enzyme) yields MGVTKTPLYETLNESSAVALAVKLGLFPSKSTLTCQEIGDGNLNYVFHIYDQEHDRALIIKQAVPYAKVVGESWPLTIDRARIESSALIRQGEHVPHLVPRVFYSDTEMAVTVMEDLSHLKIARKGLIEGENYPHLSQHIGEFLGKTLFYSSDYALEPKVKKQLVKQFTNPELCDITERLVFTDPFFDHDTNDFEEELRPFVEKLWNNDSVKIEAAKLKKSFLTSAETLIHGDLHTGSIFASEHETKVIDPEFAFYGPIGFDVGQFIANLFLNALSRDGADREPLYEHVNQVWETFEETFSEAWQKDSLDVYANIDGYLTDTLSHIFEEAIGFAGCELIRRTIGLAHVADLDTIVPFDKRIGRKRLALETGTAFIEKRSEFKTITDVIELFKLLVKE; encoded by the coding sequence ATGGGAGTCACAAAAACACCTTTATACGAAACGTTAAATGAAAGCTCCGCTGTGGCGTTGGCGGTGAAGCTTGGCCTATTTCCAAGCAAAAGCACGCTGACATGCCAGGAGATCGGAGACGGCAACTTAAATTACGTTTTTCATATTTATGATCAAGAACATGACAGAGCATTGATCATTAAACAGGCGGTTCCGTATGCAAAAGTGGTGGGAGAAAGCTGGCCGCTGACAATCGACCGTGCAAGAATCGAAAGCAGCGCTCTCATCCGTCAGGGCGAGCATGTGCCTCACCTGGTTCCAAGAGTGTTTTATTCTGATACGGAAATGGCGGTTACCGTCATGGAGGATCTCTCTCACCTCAAGATCGCAAGAAAAGGACTCATTGAGGGTGAAAACTATCCTCATCTGTCGCAGCACATCGGTGAATTTTTAGGAAAAACACTTTTCTACTCATCAGATTACGCGCTTGAACCTAAGGTGAAAAAACAGCTTGTTAAACAGTTTACAAATCCAGAGCTATGCGACATTACGGAAAGACTTGTTTTTACAGATCCTTTCTTCGACCATGACACAAATGATTTTGAAGAAGAGCTTCGTCCTTTTGTCGAAAAGCTTTGGAATAATGACAGCGTTAAAATCGAAGCCGCTAAGCTGAAAAAGTCATTTTTAACGTCTGCAGAAACGTTGATTCATGGTGATTTGCATACAGGAAGCATTTTCGCAAGTGAGCACGAAACAAAGGTGATTGATCCTGAGTTTGCTTTTTACGGACCGATCGGCTTTGATGTAGGGCAATTTATCGCCAACTTATTTTTGAACGCACTCAGCCGTGACGGGGCTGACAGAGAGCCGTTATATGAACATGTCAACCAGGTCTGGGAAACGTTTGAAGAGACGTTTAGTGAAGCCTGGCAGAAGGACAGTCTGGATGTTTACGCCAACATCGACGGTTACCTCACTGATACGCTCAGCCATATTTTTGAAGAAGCAATCGGATTTGCGGGCTGTGAGCTGATACGACGCACGATCGGCCTTGCCCATGTAGCTGACCTGGATACGATCGTGCCGTTTGATAAACGAATCGGCAGAAAACGCTTGGCGCTCGAAACCGGCACAGCCTTTATCGAAAAACGTTCGGAATTCAAAACGATAACAGATGTTATTGAATTATTTAAGTTACTTGTAAAGGAATGA
- the mtnU gene encoding ketoglutaramate omega-amidase (Evidence 2a: Function from experimental evidences in other organisms; PubMedId: 12022921, 19464248, 19596042, 21288482, 23944997, 24387040; Product type e : enzyme) — protein sequence MKWTISCLQFDISYGKPSENIKKAEFFIEKESKHADVLVLPELWTTGYDLANLDELADEDGRSAQSWLKKTAKKHGVHIVAGSVAVRKNSDVYNTMYIADKEGQIIKEYRKAHLFQLMDEHLYLSAGSEDGYFELDGVKSSGLICYDIRFPEWIRKHTTKGANVLFISAEWPLPRLDHWKSLLIARAIENQCFVAACNCTGSNPDNEFAGHSLIIDPWGRVLAEGGREEGIVRAEIDLQESAEVRESIPVFDDIRKDLY from the coding sequence ATGAAATGGACGATATCTTGTCTTCAATTTGATATTTCATACGGAAAACCTTCGGAAAATATAAAAAAGGCTGAATTTTTCATCGAAAAAGAAAGCAAACATGCTGATGTTCTTGTTCTGCCTGAATTATGGACGACCGGATATGATCTGGCCAATCTTGATGAACTCGCTGACGAAGACGGCCGCTCCGCTCAGAGCTGGCTGAAGAAAACGGCAAAAAAACATGGTGTTCATATTGTCGCCGGATCGGTCGCTGTCAGGAAGAATTCTGATGTTTATAATACAATGTACATCGCGGATAAGGAAGGGCAAATCATTAAAGAGTACAGAAAAGCCCATCTTTTTCAGCTGATGGATGAGCATCTGTATTTATCAGCCGGTTCCGAAGACGGATACTTTGAGCTTGACGGCGTCAAAAGCTCTGGATTGATCTGTTACGATATCCGTTTTCCGGAATGGATCAGAAAACATACGACAAAAGGCGCCAACGTGCTGTTTATTTCTGCGGAATGGCCTCTTCCCCGCCTTGATCATTGGAAAAGCCTGCTTATTGCGCGGGCCATTGAAAACCAATGCTTTGTCGCAGCCTGCAATTGTACCGGTTCAAATCCGGATAATGAATTTGCAGGACATAGCCTGATTATTGATCCATGGGGACGTGTACTTGCTGAAGGCGGCCGGGAAGAAGGCATAGTCCGAGCGGAAATCGACCTTCAAGAAAGCGCAGAAGTTCGGGAGAGCATTCCTGTTTTCGATGATATCAGAAAAGATTTATATTAA
- the spo0E gene encoding negative regulatory phosphatase acting on Spo0A-P (sporulation) (Evidence 1a: Function from experimental evidences in the studied strain; PubMedId: 15057450, 15916600, 17001075, 19332814, 22524514; Product type e: enzyme), giving the protein MGGSSEQERLLVSIDEKRKLMIDAARKQGFTGHDTIRHSQELDCLINEYHQLMQENEHSQGIQGLVKKLGLWPRRDVMPAYDANK; this is encoded by the coding sequence ATGGGCGGTTCTTCTGAACAAGAAAGATTGTTGGTGTCTATTGATGAAAAAAGAAAGTTAATGATAGATGCCGCTAGAAAGCAGGGATTTACAGGGCATGACACGATCAGGCACAGTCAGGAGCTGGATTGTTTAATAAATGAATATCATCAGCTTATGCAAGAAAACGAACATTCCCAAGGGATTCAAGGCCTTGTAAAGAAATTAGGCTTGTGGCCCCGCAGAGATGTTATGCCAGCATATGATGCAAATAAATAG
- the ykvA gene encoding hypothetical protein (Evidence 4: Unknown function but conserved in other organisms) gives MKKKKAIMLGAAGGKAILKRKNRKKCIQHITTFFQMLRDWRNGDYPRSQVKTLLLLTAAILYIVMPLDIIPDVILGLGFIDDAAVLGLIWTLIKKELSQYEKWRLQ, from the coding sequence ATGAAGAAAAAGAAAGCAATAATGCTCGGAGCGGCAGGCGGAAAAGCGATTTTAAAGAGGAAAAACCGAAAAAAATGTATCCAGCACATCACTACTTTTTTTCAGATGCTTCGCGATTGGCGAAATGGCGACTACCCTCGTTCACAGGTTAAAACACTTTTGCTGTTAACTGCCGCAATCCTGTATATCGTCATGCCGCTCGATATCATTCCAGACGTAATCCTCGGTCTTGGATTCATTGACGATGCAGCTGTTTTAGGTTTGATTTGGACACTGATTAAAAAAGAACTGTCACAATATGAAAAGTGGCGTTTGCAATAA
- the mtnE gene encoding methionine-glutamine aminotransferase (Evidence 1a: Function from experimental evidences in the studied strain; PubMedId: 12670965, 15102328, 23429746, 24387040; Product type e: enzyme) — translation MKFEQSHVLKELPKQFFASLVQKVNRKLAEGHDVINLGQGNPDQPTPEHIVEEMKRAVADPENHKYSSFRGSYRLKSAAAAFYKREYGIDLDPETEVAVLFGGKAGLVELPQCLLNPGDTILVPDPGYPDYWSGVTLAKAKMEMMPLVKDRAFLPDYSSITAEIREQAKLMYLNYPNNPTGAVATSEFFEDTVRFAAENGICVVHDFAYGAVGFDGCKPLSFLQTEGAKDIGIEIYTLSKTYNMAGWRVGFAVGNASVIEAINLYQDHMFVSLFRATQEAAAEALLADQTCVAEQNARYESRRNAWITACREIGWDVTAPAGSFFAWLPVPEGYTSEQFSDLLLEKANVAVAAGNGFGEYGEGYVRVGLLTSEERLKEAAYRIGKLNLFTQKSIDKTL, via the coding sequence ATGAAATTTGAACAGTCTCATGTATTGAAGGAATTGCCTAAACAATTCTTCGCTTCTCTGGTGCAGAAAGTGAACCGAAAGCTTGCAGAAGGACATGACGTTATCAATCTGGGACAGGGAAATCCAGATCAGCCGACTCCTGAGCATATTGTTGAGGAGATGAAACGAGCTGTCGCTGATCCTGAGAATCATAAATATTCGTCTTTTCGCGGCTCATACCGTCTGAAGTCAGCGGCTGCTGCATTTTACAAAAGAGAATACGGCATTGATCTGGATCCGGAAACCGAAGTCGCTGTATTATTCGGCGGAAAAGCCGGTCTAGTCGAGCTCCCGCAATGCTTGTTGAATCCCGGTGATACGATTTTAGTTCCCGATCCGGGTTATCCTGATTACTGGTCGGGTGTCACACTTGCAAAAGCAAAGATGGAAATGATGCCGCTCGTAAAGGACAGAGCGTTTCTCCCTGATTACAGCAGCATAACCGCTGAAATAAGGGAACAGGCGAAATTGATGTATTTGAATTATCCGAATAATCCGACTGGAGCTGTTGCTACTTCCGAGTTCTTTGAAGATACCGTGCGTTTTGCGGCTGAAAACGGAATCTGCGTCGTTCACGATTTTGCTTACGGCGCTGTAGGATTTGACGGCTGCAAGCCTTTAAGCTTTTTGCAGACTGAAGGTGCGAAGGATATCGGAATTGAAATTTACACGCTGTCAAAAACGTATAATATGGCAGGATGGCGGGTTGGCTTTGCCGTCGGAAACGCTTCGGTCATTGAAGCGATCAATCTTTATCAAGACCATATGTTTGTCAGTCTTTTCAGAGCGACTCAGGAGGCTGCAGCAGAGGCACTGTTAGCCGATCAGACGTGTGTGGCAGAGCAAAATGCCAGGTATGAGAGCAGGAGAAACGCTTGGATCACGGCATGCCGGGAAATCGGCTGGGATGTAACAGCTCCCGCAGGTTCTTTTTTTGCATGGCTGCCTGTGCCTGAAGGCTATACTTCTGAGCAGTTCTCAGATCTTTTGCTGGAAAAAGCGAATGTGGCAGTTGCGGCTGGAAACGGCTTCGGTGAATATGGCGAGGGCTACGTCAGAGTCGGACTTTTAACAAGTGAAGAAAGACTTAAGGAAGCCGCTTATCGAATTGGCAAACTGAACCTGTTTACCCAAAAAAGCATTGACAAGACCTTATAA